From Rhodothermales bacterium:
TCGCCGACCAACACCAGCCCGCCTGGTATGGCATAAGAGGATAGAGCACGAAGCGTTCCTTCCAGTCCGCCCCAGATCCAGGAGGCACCTAAACAGACTGCCGCGTCGAACGACAATGGCTTTGCGCTGTAATCACTTCCATTCGCTTCCACGATCTCGACTGCGGACGCAAGTCCAGCCGCCTCGATCTTCGCGCGAGCGTCCGCAACACAGTAGGGAGACATGTCGACGCCGACCGCGCTGCAGTTCCATCGCCTGACGGTCCGCACCAGGAACTCAGCCTTTCCACACCCGATGTCGACGACCTGAGCCTCATCCGGAAGTGCCAGGAGCTCGATCAACTCATCGACTTTGGCCTCGCTCAGCGGATTCCAGAACACGTGGTGCTCATGCCCGATAGCGAAATACTTCCAGATATCCATGGGCTTTCTTTCTGCCTTACGTTAAGCTAGTGGCGGCGAGTTTGCCGTCCCCGCGGAGACCGGTTAGGTTGTTTGTACGGTTCAAGTCGACCATCATCACGTGTAACTCTAGCTTCCACTACTGTCCAGGTAAACCTTCAGGCAATTAACGAAGTAATGGTCCCACCCCCGCTCACAAACCTCATAGCAGTCGAGCGAAGGAGCGAGCCCCTTGTGAACAAAGCCTATCCGGGTGCGCCCGTTTTCCGCTCGTATACTCCAGCTCAAGACGGTGCCTTGCCACTCCTTGAGTATTGAGTTCGGCAAGCCTTCGTGAACGTGGTGCGCGTCTATACACTGGAGTTCCACGCATTCAGCAGCGACCAACTTAAGTACACGCATGGTCCAGTGCGTAGCGTCGAACGTGAAAGTCACCAGTTCGCCAACTTTGGTAATCGGAGAGCTGATGGGCGTCCACCACTCGCCGAACTCGGCTGTCAACGCTCGGAATGCCGCGCTGGCTGTGTTGGATATGACAATTTCTCGTGTGTAGTCTTCAGTCCACATTACTGTCTCGTCTTCCGGACTACCAGTCTTCTCATTTGCGGCGCGGAGTTTGCCGAAGCCAACGTATGCAGATGCTAGCGGCCCCGCAAGTGGGAAATCCCGGAAGGCCCCGTGCGTGCTACACGATAGGGTTAGGCATCACCAATCTCCGAACGAATGGCTCGAATTCGCCGAACATGATGCTCGACATGGTCAGCCTGTATCTCAACG
This genomic window contains:
- a CDS encoding class I SAM-dependent methyltransferase; this encodes MDIWKYFAIGHEHHVFWNPLSEAKVDELIELLALPDEAQVVDIGCGKAEFLVRTVRRWNCSAVGVDMSPYCVADARAKIEAAGLASAVEIVEANGSDYSAKPLSFDAAVCLGASWIWGGLEGTLRALSSYAIPGGLVLVGEPFWRTAPSREHLEAAEFTESSFGTHIGNIQTGLRMGLGLLHAVVSNEDDWDRYEGYQWYAAEKYSKHHRDDPDVRELLDKVRKSRDHYLEWGRKEIGWAVYLFVKDPS